A stretch of DNA from Chitinivibrionales bacterium:
CCTCAGCGATGTCCATAATCAGTGGGATGCCATACGCTTTTCAATCGACATAGTAAAAAATCCTGCGATCGTTCCCCACGGGCTTTAAATTCGGGTCCCTGAATGCTCCCCCGATGCTATGCTCCGTGTCTATGGTTATGAATACAGTCGTTTTATGTGGCATCACATCACCGTTGCAATGAGCACAACAGAGGCACTAGCGCTCGCCTGATATGATCCCATGAATAGCGGTCGCATTCCGCCAGTCCATTCCGAGTAAGCGATCGGCCCAACTCCGGGTTCTCCAGAATACGGACAATTTGATCTGCCAAGCCTCGACAATCGCCTACATCAACCAAAATGCCTGTAATCCCATCCTGGATCATATGGGGAATACCACCAGCATTGGTCGTGACGATGGCCAATCCACTGGCGAATGCTTCCAGAATAGTGCCGGGCAGATTATCCGTCGTCGAGGCATTGCCTAAAATATCGTATTCTTTATATAATTTTTGCATTTGGCTGTGGTTGACTTCTCCGTAAAACGTCACCTGATCTTCCAATCCGAATTCTTTGACCAGACATTTCAACTTATCCTTCTGAGTGCCGATACCCGCGATTCCAAGCACAGCATCGAGATACCGCGCTTGTACGAGTTGAAAAGCCCGAATCACGCATCCCACGTCGTATATTTCTTCCAGGCTTCGGGTCACCAAAAGCCTTGGCCGAAAACACTTTCTTTCTATAAAACCAAATTGTTTTAAATCTGCGATATTGGGAACGACCACCACTTGAATGCCATAATGCTTCCAAAATACATCTTGCAGATAGCCTGAAGGAGTTGTGATGGCATCGGCTTGTAGCAATATTTTTTTTACAAGCACCCCATACCGCTGAAAGAATTCACCTGCTCCTCCGCCT
This window harbors:
- a CDS encoding glycosyltransferase translates to MSVNRDICLNLKNICLVSPFPPPQGGMAVQAEKLMDCLRKDGLNVATVRTNQPLPGKLKKVPFLRTLWNLTAFLIHLDKALRKTDTVYILSGFLNFFFWVTFPAIVMARIYGKKIVISARGGGAGEFFQRYGVLVKKILLQADAITTPSGYLQDVFWKHYGIQVVVVPNIADLKQFGFIERKCFRPRLLVTRSLEEIYDVGCVIRAFQLVQARYLDAVLGIAGIGTQKDKLKCLVKEFGLEDQVTFYGEVNHSQMQKLYKEYDILGNASTTDNLPGTILEAFASGLAIVTTNAGGIPHMIQDGITGILVDVGDCRGLADQIVRILENPELGRSLTRNGLAECDRYSWDHIRRALVPLLCSLQR